Proteins encoded within one genomic window of Psilocybe cubensis strain MGC-MH-2018 chromosome 2, whole genome shotgun sequence:
- a CDS encoding Subtilisin-like serine protease (Subtilisin-like serine protease Cla h 9.0101) has protein sequence MSALFQWSLLAVSIASTAFSTPLSTSPNFQAPSSPLSVAPLVATEHIYGSINNSYIVVLKDDIPSSLIQNHMNFLQAAHASDPLVGDDFAGVQQVYDGHINGYAGRFTDSVVDQIRKMPEVAYVEKDQIVRTQEVQKGAPWGLARISHRPKLTFGTFTKYLYNSDGGDGVDVYVIDTGINVAHVEFEGRASWGKTVPANDVDDDGNGHGTHCAGTIASKKYGVAKKANVIAVKVLGSNGSGSMSDVVSGVVWAANQAKVKAAAAAAELASTGKTKHKGSVANMSLGGGKSQALDDAVNKAVKGGLHFAVAAGNDNRDACNYSPAAAANAVTVGASTLGDERAYFSNHGECVDVFAPGLNIVSTFKGSNTAIATLSGTSMASPHTAGLLAYLLSIYPSKEFDPSFNSADELLSLQSQRVLSSPFTQSVSPSSLYAVVHRALPSFMTTYLPSPKFFDIVLGNADDVAPIPSTLTPAQLKKALIALSTPDVLSDLPAKTVNKLIFNNYTSSA, from the exons ATGTCCGCCCTATTCCAATGGTCCCTGCTGGCGGTCTCAATAGCCTCCACCGCCTTCTCCACCCCCCTCTCCACTAGCCCCAACTTCCAGGCCCCCTCTTCTCCCCTATCCGTAGCCCCCCTCGTCGCTACAGAGCACATTTATGGCTCCATTAACAACTCATACATCGTTGTGCTCAAGGATGACATCCCTTCTAGTCTCATTCAGAACCACATGAACTTCCTCCAGGCCGCCCACGCCTCGGACCCGCTCGTTGGCGACGACTTTGCTGGTGTACAACAGGTCTACGACGGCCACATCAATGGCTACGCTGGCCGTTTCACTGACTCGGTCGTAGACCAAATCAGGAAGATGCCAGAGGTCGCATATGTGGAGAAGGACCAGATTGTGCGCACACAGGAAGTCCAGAAAGGCGCTCCTTGG GGTCTTGCTCGTATCAGTCACCGTCCCAAGTTGACTTTCGGTACTTTCACCAAGTATCTGTACAACTCTGACGGCGGAGACGGTGTTGACGTATACGTCATTGACACTGGCATTAACGTGGCGCACGTGGAATTCGAAGGTCGTGCTTCATGGGGCAAGACCGTCCCCGCCAACGACGTTGACGACGATGGCAACGGTCATGGAACCCACTGCGCGGGTACCATTGCCTCCAAGAAGTACGGTGTCGCGAAGAAGGCCAATGTCATTGCTGTCAAGGTCTTGGGCTCCAATGGAAGTGGCAGCATGTCTGACGTTGTCTCTGGTGTCGTCTGGGCTGCCAACCAGGCCAAAGTCAAggctgccgctgctgctgccgaaCTTGCCTCCACTGGAAAGACCAAGCACAAAGGATCTGTTGCTAACATGAGCCTTGGAGGTGGAAAGTCGCAAGCCTTGGACGACGCCGTCAACAAGGCCGTTAAGGGTGGACTCCACTTCGCCGTTGCTGCTG GTAATGACAACCGTGACGCCTGCAACTActctcctgctgctgctgccaatGCTGTCACTGTCGGAGCCTCCACTTTGGGTGATGAACGCGCCTATTTCTCCAACCACGGCGAATGTGTTGACGTCTTCGCTCCTGGTTTGAACATTGTGTCCACTTTCAAGGGAAGCAACACTGCTATTGCCACCCTCTCTGGTACCTCCATGGCATCCCCCCACACCGCTGGACTCCTTGCCTACCTTCTTTCTATCTACCCATCAAAGGAATTTGACCCTTCTTTCAACTCTGCGGATGAGCTTCTCTCCCTCCAATCCCAGCGTGTACTATCTTCCCCCTTCACCCAATCCGTCTCACCCTCATCACTTTACGCTGTTGTGCATCGTGCTCTCCCATCCTTCATGACTACATATCTCCCCTCCCCCAAGTTCTTCGATATCGTGCTCGGCAACGCTGACGATGTTGCTCCCATCCCTAGCACTCTCACCCCTGCTCAGTTGAAGAAGGCTCTCATTGCTCTGTCGACACCAGACGTCCTGTCTGATCTCCCAGCGAAGACAGTGAACAAGTTGATCTTCAATAACTACACCTCTTCTGCCTGA
- a CDS encoding Cholinesterase: MATANVRQFLGVPYASAGRWEAPTLPLNRTTIFKATKFSDACVQNLAPSNLEFLKLSGGQGIGIPESEDCLTANIWVPSLNRKQKTAVLIWIHGGGFQWGTLILSPKSNLAIYNGQNFVRDNDDIAIVTFNYRLNVFGQPNAPQLLSKTKSQNFGLLDIDAAIQWVHTNIAAFGGDPERISLFGQSAGSMAVDAYSFMHPNDTIVKGTIQMSGTLIQGDSPGGLANATYEGDIWNSLAESLNCGNGKSKFNTQTFTKLLPILDPDDAQLACMKAVPFRTLEDAVMKFGAIVFKAFIDDITLFTDLPQRIASGKFLKVPLLSGSVLNENDIFVVAAELTTPPSIVFPLLTEVAADLQTQVAFTCPAGTNAQDRLNVNLPVWRYQYQAVFSDLSTRPELRSYHQAEVPIVFGTYDTAISAVKSTTTEVNLSKYMQKAWVAFARDPANGLTNYGWPTYNATSDSLVQLGGPANPSGLSLGQGSLLDHTCNHSDELLTFAIQLSSNFA, from the exons ATGGCAACTGCAAACGTCCGCCAATTTCTTGGTGTACCGTACGCTTCCGCAGGGCGTTGGGAGGCACCGACACTTCCGCTTAATCGTAccacaattttcaaagcgACAAAGTTCAGCGACGCATGCGTTCAGAATTTGGCCCCATCCAACTTGGAGTTCCTAAAACTGTCAGGAGGTCAAGGAATCGGTATTCCAGAGTCGGAAGATTGCTTAACCGCCAACATATGGGTGCCTAGTCTCAACAGAAAGCAAAAGACCGCTGTGCTGATATGGATTCATGGTGGCGGGTTTCAGTGGGGAACA CTAATCCTATCTCCCAAGAGCAACCTTGCCATCTACAATGGCCAGAATTTTGTTCGCGACAACGATGACATCGCCATAGTCACGTTCAACTACCGCTTGAACGTGTTTGGCCAGCCAAATGCACCCCAGCTTTTGAGCAAGACAAAATCGCAGAACTTTGGCTTACTCGATATTGACGCTGCCATCCAATGGGTTCATACTAATATTGCTGCATTTGGAGGCGACCCTGAGCGCATCTCGTTGTTTGGCCAGAGCGCCGGGAGTATGGCTGTGGATGCGTATTCGTTCATGCATCCAAACGATACAATTGTCAAAG GGACAATTCAAATGTCCGGAAC CCTCATACAAGGCGATTCTCCAGGAGGGTTGGCGAATGCAACATATGAAGGCGACATTTGGAATAGTTTGGCAGAGAGCCTCAACTGTGGAAATGGCAAGTCCAAGTTCAATACTCAAACTTTTACTAAACTCCTACCTATTTTAGATCCCGATGACGCGCAGCTCGCCTGCATGAAAGCAGTTCCGTTTAGGACGTTGGAGGATGCTGTCATGAAATTTGGTGCCATTGTATTCAAAGCCTTTATAGATG ATATCACCCTTTTCACTGATCTTCCACAGCGCATAGCATCTGGAAAGTTTTTGAAGGTGCCTTTGCTGTCGGGTAGTGTCCTGAACGAGAACGACATATTTGTGGTTGCTGCTGAACTCACTACCCCTCCTAGTATTGTTTTCCCCTTGTTAACGGAGGTAGCTGCAGATCTCCAAACGCAG GTTGCTTTCACTTGTCCAGCTGGAACCAATGCCCAAGATCGGCTCAACGTCAATTTACCTGTCTGGAGATATCAATATCAAG CTGTATTTTCCGACCTCTCCACGCGTCCAGAGTTGAGGTCCTACCATCAGGCAGAAGTCCCCATCGTATTCGGCACCTACGATACAGCGATTTCCGCTGTGAAGTCTACTACCACAGAGGTAAATCTGTCCAAGTATATGCAGAAAGCTTGGGTAGCGTTTGCCAGAGATCCTGCGAATGGATTGACCAACTATGGCTGGCCAACCTACAACGCAACATCAGACAGCCTTGTGCAGCTCGGCGGACCAGCTAATCCATCCGGATTATCCCTCGGACAAGGCTCTTTGCTTGACCACACCTGCAATCATTCTGATGAATTGCTCACCTTTGCTATCCAACTATCTTCCAACTTCGCTTAG
- a CDS encoding Glucosidase 2 subunit alpha: MRSWSILGTVALLLVSDSWAFKAHDFKTCSQSGFCRRGRALSARAKEAKSSWVSPYRIQEDSINISPSQAVFTAAVKGLYEEINFGLEVRIQDDGVVRVRMDEVGGLRKRYDETASWALIAEPVISEDIKWAKSKGATRATYGQKKEFEVIVKHQPLQISLLRNGKEQIVLNGDGLLHMEHFRNKVEPPTSTEEPEPVEGESAEEEAGTQKVLEVKTRPTAWFEGETEDALFEETFSSWTDSKPKGPESLSLDINFPNHGTVYGIPQHATRLALPSTAGEDPTFSDPYRLYNSDVFEYLASSPVSLYGSIPLMHAHSVDSTVAVFHVVGSETWIDVSHASDKSTQTHWISESGILDTFLLPGPTAEDVFKQYARLTGAPVLPAAWSLGYHQCRWNYVSSDDVRTVQKRFDEEDMPVDVFWLDIEYAEDHEYFMWKEKNFPDPVEMTNDVAANGRKMVVIVDPHLKRDDNYPAFKQASELGILVKPKSGEGEYEGWCWPGSSSWTDFFNPASWDWWKGIFKPEGNPDKWTWTKSTTDIHIWNDMNEPSVFNGPEITMPKDNIHYGGWEHRDVHNINGMLYSNLTYQAVAERTNPPMRPFVLTRAFFAGSQRFGAMWTGDNLGTWEHMAVGIKMVLANGLGGLSFAGSDVGGFFGNPEPEMLVRWYQVGAFAPFFRAHAHIDTKRREPFLLDEPYKSIVKDILRLRYTLLPVWYTAFRETTVTGMPILRPQFIMFPKDKAGFDIDDQYYIGSTGLLVKPVTEKGATEAKVYLAEDEVYYDYLTNQAYRGAAKGKEITVPAALHQLPLFLRGGSILATRERPRRASSLMKRDPFTLKIALSKSGSARGELYLDDGESYNHMQGDLIWREFSAKEHGKHGLRISSADLAAAKPDEAVDGVALKTYNPANEFVKSVADVRVEKIVVLGLRSKPRSVKVQGGGELVYEYTPGVAASDKKGGSPSVLEIKDPRVLIKEDWSIVID, encoded by the exons ATGCGGTCCTGGTCTATCCTTGGCACCGTAGCACTCCTACTGGTCAGCGATTCCTGGGCATTCAAGGCTCACGATTTCAAGACATGCTCGCAATCGGGATTCTGTAGGCGCGGTCGCGCACTCTCAGCACGCGCCAAAGAAGCAAAGTCGTCTTGGGTTTCGCCGTACCGCATTCAAGAGGACTCCATCAACATTTCTCCTAGCCAAGCTGTATTTACGGCAGCCGTGAAGGGCCTCTACGAAGAAATCAATTTCGGTTTGGAGGTTCGCATCCAAGACGATGGTGTTGTTCGAGTGCGGATGGATGAGGTTGGGGGTCTTCGTAAACGATACGATGAGACTGCATCTTGGGCACTCATTGCGGAACCTGTGATCAGCGAGGACATAAAATGGGCGAAGTCGAAAGGAGCAACACGCGCCACATATGGGCAGAAGAAAGAATTCGAGGTCATCGTCAAACACCAACCTCTGCAGATATCTTTGCTTCGTAACGGAAAGGAACAAATCGTTTTGAATGGGGATGGACTACTACACATGGAACACTTCCGCAATAAAGTCGAGCCTCCAACCTCAACAGAGGAACCAGAACCTGTTGAAGGAGAAAGTGCAGAAGAGGAAGCTGGAACTCAGAAGGTTCTCGAGGTGAAGACTCGTCCCACAGCCTGGTTCGAGGGCGAAACTGAGGATGCGCTCTTCGAAGAAACTTTCTCTTCATGGACAGATTCAAAGCCAAAGG GCCCTGAGTCCTTGTCTCTCGACATTAACTTCCCAAATCATGGAACTGTCTATGGTATTCCCCAGCATGCCACGCGCCTTGCTTTACCTTCAACTGCAGGCGAAGACCCCACCTTCTCGGACCCCTATCGCCTATACAATTCCGACGTTTTCGAATATCTCGCATCCTCTCCCGTTTCTCTATACGGCTCTATTCCTCTTATGCACGCTCACTCTGTCGACTCGACGGTCGCCGTGTTCCACGTAGTTGGCTCTGAAACCTGGATCGACGTCTCTCACGCTTCGGACAAATCAACCCAAACTCACTGGATATCCGAGTCTGGTATTCTTGATACTTTCCTCCTTCCAGGACCCACTGCGGAGGACGTCTTCAAGCAATATGCGCGTCTTACGGGGGCACCAGTTCTTCCCGCGGCCTGGAGTTTGGGATATCATCAATGCCGTTGGAACTATGTCAGCAGTGATGATGTTCGTACAGTCCAGAAACGTTTCGATGAGGAGGATATGCCAGTCGATGTTTTCTGGCTCGATATTGAGTATGCTGAAGATCACGAGTACTTCAtgtggaaggagaagaaCTTCCCCGACCCTGTTGAGATGACCAATGATGTTGCCGCTAATGGCAGAAAG ATGGTCGTCATTGTCGATCCCCATCTCAAGAGGGATGATAACTACCCTGCATTCAAACAAGCTTCCGAACTTGGCATCCTTGTTAAGCCAAAATCTGGAGAGGGCGAATATGAGGGATGGTGTTGGCCTGGAAGCAGTTCTTGGACAGATTTCTTCAACCCTGCCTCATGGGACTGGTGGAAGGGTATCTTCAAACCCGAAGGCAATCCAGACAAATGGACCTGGACTAAGAGCACAACTGACATTCATATCTGGAATGACATGAATGAG CCTTCCGTCTTCAACGGCCCCGAAATTACGATGCCAAAGGACAATATCCATTATGGAGGATGGGAACACCGTGATGTCCACAACATCAACGGTATGCTCTAC TCCAATTTGACCTACCAAGCAGTGGCAGAACGAACAAACCCTCCAATGAGGCCCTTCGTCTTGACTCGTGCATTCTTCGCAGGATCTCAACGCTTTGGCGCGATGTGGACTGGAGACAATCTTGGTACATGGGAGCACATGGCCGTTGGGATAAAGATGGTGTTGGCTAACGGCCTAGGAGGCCTCAGCTTTGCAGGAT CTGACGTTGGTGGTTTCTTTGGAAACCCTGAGCCGGAGATGCTAGTTAGGTGGTATCAAGTTGGCGCGTTTGCTCCGTTCTTCAGAGCTCACGCCCACATCGACACTAAGCGTCGCGAACCGTTCCTGTTGGATGAGCCTTACAAGTCGATTGTCAAGGATATTCTACGCCTTCGTTACACCTTGCTGCCTGTGTGGTACACCGCGTTCCGCGAGACAACCGTTACTGGAATGCCAATCTTGAG GCCTCAGTTCATTATGTTCCCTAAGGATAAGGCTGGCTTCGACATTGACGACCAATATTATATTGGATCAACTGGATTACTTGTCAAACCTGTCACAGAAAAGGGAGCCACAGAGGCGAAGGTCTACCTCGCTGAGGATGAA GTATACTATGACTACCTTACCAATCAAGCTTACCGCGGCGCCGccaaaggaaaggaaatCACCGTCCCTGCTGCCCTCCACCAGTTGCCCCTCTTCCTGCGCGGCGGTTCCATTCTCGCCACGCGCGAACGCCCAAGGCGGGCCTCATCGCTCATGAAGCGTGATCCATTCACCCTCAAGATTGCACTGAGCAAATCTGGCAGCGCGCGCGGCGAACTCTACCTCGACGATGGCGAGTCGTACAACCACATGCAGGGCGACCTCATCTGGCGAGAGTTCTCAGCGAAGGAGCACGGCAAGCACGGGCTGCGCATCTCAAGCGCGGATCTTGCTGCTGCGAAGCCAGACGAAGCGGTTGACGGCGTTGCGCTCAAGACCTATAATCCGGCAAACGAGTTTGTGAAGAGTGTTGCAGATGTCCGTGTGGAGAAAATAGTGGTGTTGGGCCTGCGCAGTAAGCCGCGCAGCGTTAAAGTGCAGGGCGGCGGTGAGCTTGTGTATGAGTATACCCCTGGTGTTGCCGCCAGCGACAAGAAGGGTGGAAGCCCTAGTGTCTTGGAGATCAAAGATCCTAGAGTTTTGATCAAAGAGGATTGGAGCATTGTAATCGATTAA
- a CDS encoding Para-nitrobenzyl esterase yields MTENNFPTKHFNPVTEGLRTNDEVSAQNSGLTVSTQQGPVTGTLVLPTVRRFLGIPFATAKRWQAPELPAKRKGVFQANKFSDVCFQEMSAFNVGYLVLAQQTQGINATSSEDCLTANIWSPSVDRKQKTAVMVWIYGGGFTFGSSNLPLYDGQNFVRDNDDVTIVTFNYRLNIFGQPNAPQLGAGKNVNFGLLDIDAAIQWVHANIENFGGDPDRIVIFGQSAGGVAVDAYAFSHPHDTIVKGSPGAASLAMLPGNHSDWTSVAVAVGCGANGTPQQFSCMQKVPAEKLAETVVSTGTSFSILIDGVTIFDDNPARLANGNFLKVPLLGGTTANEDDVFQLDTELITLGFAPPVLTEMISDINTLVEETCLTGEAAVSRINANVPTWRYQLQAIFPDLTTRPELRAYHSTEIPLVFGTYNASTLGIPATPTEMALSRYMQSAWVAFARDPTEGLLNFGWPLYNPNTTSLAQLGNIANATGVVFTKANLIDFGCNNVAELTAIGNQLTAILFGG; encoded by the exons ATGACTGAAAATAACTTTCCAACTAAACATTTTAACCCGGTCACTGAAGGTCTGCGAACCAACGATGAG GTCTCAGCACAAAATTCTGGGTTGACGGTGTCGACGCAGCAGGGCCCCGTGACTGGAACGTTGGTGCTACCCACTGTACGGCGATTTTTGGGTATTCCTTTTGCCACCGCAAAAAGATGGCAGGCCCCTGAACTCCCAGCAAAACGAAAAGGCGTATTTCAGGCAAACAAGTTCAGCGACGTATGCTTTCAGGAAATGAGTGCGTTCAATGTCGGATACCTCGTGCTGGCGCAACAGACACAAGGAATCAATGCCACTTCGTCGGAAGACTGCTTGACCGCGAACATCTGGTCTCCAAGCGTCGATAGGAAGCAGAAAACGGCAGTTATGGTCTGGATTTATGGAGGAGGATTTACGTTTGGATCT AGTAACTTACCATTATACGATGGCCAAAACTTCGTGcgcgacaacgacgacgtgACGATCGTCACTTTTAACTATCGCCTCAATATATTTGGGCAACCAAATGCGCCACAGCTAGGAGCTGGGAAAAACGTGAATTTTGGACTTCTGGATATCGACGCGGCGATTCAATGGGTCCATGCTAACATAGAGAACTTCGGAGGCGACCCTGATCGAATTGTAATTTTTGGGCAGAGTGCAGGAGGAGTGGCAGTAGATGCGTATGCGTTTTCACACCCTCATGATACTATAGTCAAAG GATCACCAGGAGCAGCAAGCCTAGCAATGCTGCCTGGTAACCATTCTGACTGGACCAGTGTAGCTGTAGCCGTAGGATGTGGAGCAA ATGGAACCCCCCAGCAGTTCTCATGTATGCAAAAGGTACCAGCAGAGAAACTTGCAGAGACGGTGGTCAGCACAGGAACGAGCTTTAGTATCCTTATCGATG GAGTCACCATTTTCGACGACAACCCAGCTCGGCTAGCGAATGGCAATTTCCTCAAAGTCCCGCTGCTGGGTGGAACAACGGCCAACGAGGATGACGTCTTCCAACTTGACACGGAATTGATAACCCTTGGATTCGCACCGCCAGTATTGACCGAAATGATTTCAGACATCAACACCTTG GTCGAAGAAACTTGTTTGACAGGTGAAGCGGCTGTCTCTCGAATAAACGCCAACGTCCCAACATGGCGCTACCAACTGCAAGCCATCTTCCCAGACCTCACAACTCGCCCTGAGCTACGGGCGTACCATTCCACCGAGATTCCGCTCGTTTTTGGGACATACAATGCCAGCACCCTTGGTATTCCAGCAACACCGACTGAAATGGCGTTGTCAAGATACATGCAAAGTGCGTGGGTTGCCTTTGCCCGCGATCCGACCGAGGGCCTCCTTAACTTCGGGTGGCCCTTATACAACCCAAATACGACAAGCCTGGCACAACTCGGGAACATAGCGAATGCAACTGGTGTAGTGTTTACGAAGGCAAATTTGATAGATTTTGGTTGCAACAATGTGGCAGAGTTAACGGCTATTGGGAACCAGCTCACGGCGATATTATTTGGTGGCTAA
- a CDS encoding Fumonisin B1 esterase has protein sequence MNLSLVLLSAFLLPVYAVGAPGLTVQTQQGPVVGTLVVPTVRQFLGIPYATADRWKPPHLPAVRKGVFQATKFGDSCIQELSPPNVEFLKLAGGLGINVTSSEDCMSVNIWAPSVERKQKTSVMIWIYGGGFVFGTSLCNMILTIDAEKSNIPVYDGQNFVRDNDDVTIVTFNYRTNIFGQPNAPQLGKDNLNFGLLDIDAAVQWVHANIANFGGDPDRIILFGQSAGAAATDAYTFAHPNDTIVKGKYRQARILAITLSDLTIQGVIQESGSISGSGVLVIASTSANQSAWNTVAASVGCGQAPTPSQFACMQKTEANTLENAVVSTGATFNLVIDNTTIFADTNARAANGQFLHVPLLGGTAANEDDIFIVAQELVTAGIVIPSVTEMLSDVETLLGFTCPAGVTALHRINANVPTWRYQHQAVFPDISTRPDLRAYHASEIPLVFGTYNVSDIPATQEEVALSRYIQSAWVAFARNPAQGLLDFGWPMYNPNTTSLAQLGNAANQTGVVFTQGNLVDFACGNQAALIEIQNQLLGILGA, from the exons ATGAACCTTTCATTGGTGCTTCTATCTGCCTTTCTGCTGCCGGTGTACGCAGTCGGTGCCCCTGGGCTAACCGTACAGACGCAACAAGGCCCCGTCGTAGGGACTCTTGTTGTGCCTACTGTACGACAGTTCTTGGGTATACCTTATGCTACTGCCGATAGATGGAAACCCCCTCATCTCCCTGCTGTTCGGAAAGGCGTCTTCCAAGCCACAAAGTTCGGCGACTCTTGTATCCAGGAGCTCAGTCCACCAAATGTGGAGTTCTTGAAGCTTGCTGGTGGGCTGGGGATTAATGTCACCTCTTCAGAAGACTGTATGAGCGTCAACATATGGGCACCTAGTGTGGAGAGGAAGCAGAAAACGTCAGTGATGATATGGATATATGGAGGTGGCTTCGTCTTCGGAACG TCCCTCTGCAACATGATACTGACAATCGACGCTGAAAAGAGTAATATACCTGTGTATGACGGGCAGAACTTTGTACGAGACAATGATGATGTTACCATTGTGACTTTCAATTACCGCACGAATATCTTTGGGCAACCAAATGCCCCACAGTTGGGGAAAGACAACCTCAATTTTGGCCTCCTTGATATTGACGCTGCTGTTCAATGGGTCCATGCAAACATCGCTAACTTCGGAGGCGATCCGGATCGAATTATTCTCTTCGGCCAAAGTGCAGGAGCGGCGGCAACCGATGCGTATACATTTGCCCATCCCAATGAcaccattgtcaaaggcaAGTATCGGCAAGCACGTATTTTAGCAATTACCCTATCTGACCTTACCATCCAAGGTGTCATACAAGAGTCCGGAAG CATATCTGGTTCTGGTGTTCTGGTCATAGCGTCTACCTCTGCCAACCAGAGCGCATGGAATACAGTTGCAGCATCCGTAGGTTGTGGCCAAG CTCCGACCCCCAGCCAATTTGCATGCATGCAGAAAACCGAAGCGAATACTCTAGAAAATGCCGTAGTCAGTACAGGTGCAACTTTTAATCTTGTAATTGACA ACACCACCATCTTCGCGGATACCAATGCACGCGCCGCGAATGGTCAATTCCTCCACGTACCTCTGCTCGGCGGAACTGCTGCAAATGAAGACGATATCTTCATCGTTGCACAAGAGTTAGTGACGGCGGGGATTGTTATTCCGTCGGTCACAGAAATGCTGTCAGACGTTGAGACGCTT CTCGGATTTACGTGCCCGGCTGGAGTCACAGCTCTACATCGTATCAACGCGAACGTTCCCACTTGGAGATATCAACATCAAG CCGTGTTTCCGGATATCTCGACACGTCCGGACCTGCGCGCTTATCACGCTTCCGAGATACCCTTGGTCTTTGGAACCTACAATGTCAGCGATATTCCTGCAACACAGGAAGAAGTAGCTCTGTCTCGATACATACAAAGTGCATGGGTGGCTTTCGCTCGTAATCCTGCGCAAGGCTTGCTTGACTTCGGATGGCCAATGTACAACCCAAACACGACCAGCCTGGCACAACTAGGAAACGCCGCGAACCAAACCGGAGTGGTTTTCACACAAGGAAACTTGGTCGATTTTGCTTGTGGTAACCAGGCTGCACTAATCGAAATCCAGAATCAACTCTTGGGCATCTTAGGAGCCTGA